DNA sequence from the Neospora caninum Liverpool complete genome, chromosome VIIa genome:
ACAGCCACTGAGCACAACGATGCCGCACGGACAGCGAGTCCCTTTCAATGGCTTCAGCGTTTGCAATAAACGTTCACGTCGCGAATGGATCGCCGGGCATCCCAACGAAAAAGGAGTTTGCAGAGCGTGCAGTGACACGCTTCAGACGAATGCACCTTGAAGGAGCAGACAAAACGACGAATGCTCGCCCGCAGCTGGGCATGTAGACCTCCACGCGATAAGAAACCACCCAGTTTGTTGGAGACATAAAAAACTTTCAAAAGGTGATGTACCAAATTCGGCCTCAGCCGAAAGAATATAAAGGAGACGCTCTGCATTGGCGATACGTCTGGTGCCCACGGCCTGTGTGTCACTCTGCCTTGTTGGTCGACCTTTTGAAATGGATCAGCCGGCCAGAAAAAATGGACGGAAAAAGCGTGCCTggcgagaaaggccagaAGGTTTGACTCAGTGCCTCTTTAAAAGTAGGGAGCAAGATTTCGCCCCAACTCACTGGATGGGTCTGCAGTTCAATATACGTTATTCGATTTTGGCAGGCACATCGTGGAGCTGGACCGGGTCTAGACCAGCAGGGGAGGTTTCCGTTCGGGGTGTGAGAGTCAGTGGAGTGGTTTAATTTCCCCTGTAAGCTGCCGACTGAGTGTCGTGGCAACTCGACGCTGGGAACCAACTCTGAACCTGAGCTGTCTTCCAGATGGGGTTGACTGAGTTCTACTGAACAGTCGACCGCCAGAGTTGCTGCTTTGCCACTGCTTCCCTCTTGACCATTTTGCACTTGCGTCGACGAGCGCTCGCTACTTCCTCCTTTCGCGTTGCGACTTTTTCGCGTTCCCATCGTCTCGTCATCTGCAACTTGCTTCCTGGGCGCCTGTGTGCAGCAGCCGTCTTCCAGCACGCGAACACTAATCGATCCAGGAAAGAGGCCAGGGTAGATGAGCcgcaagagaaggagagacagcggcagcCGGCGGACCAGCAGCGCTACAAGGCGCAGCATGCTGTGGACGAAAAGGATGGAGAGCCAAATAATCGCAAAGGAGAAGTAAAAGACAAAGACAGTCGGGAAGAGGCAACTCATGATAGTAAAGAGTATGCATCCCATTAAGAGCTGGTCAAGCTCAAACTCGAGTGTATCTACCCGATGACGCAGAATattccgcttctttcccctgcAGCAGACAACACGCAGCGCAGCAACAGCCACCAGAGCTACCGTGTTCGTGCGTTGGTGTTTGCATTCCACATATCGACGGTCGAAAATgttgaagaagaaagaaagccaCCTCTTTGTGATCTTTTAAGGCGCCTCCAAATTTGCTTGTTTCCCATCCTGTCAGCCTCTGCAGCTCTTCTCCGCCGGCCACGGGCTTTCTGCATCGCGGTCCTCGTGCGGGAAAAACGTCCCGTGCAAAGGGAGATGAAAGCTGATATCCATTATCTTTCTTGCGGCCGTCGCCTGATGAGACAATACACGCTGGACTACAGTAGAAAGCACGAGACATAGAAAGTACCGTTTGTGCCCCACACAACTGGTAGAAAGAAGTTTTCTTGGAGTTCCCGCAAACGCCTGTTTTTCGTAGAAGGACGGGCTAGCAATCCTCCCAGGCGATAGTGGCTACATTGGCTTCCTACGAGGCAGATtccggcggaagaagaacggggcGAGAAGCATGTGGTAAAAGCGGTCGAAACATCTACCCTAAACGCGCTTCCCAGTGCCTTGAGTTCTGACCCCGGGTCAACCCTTTGCCTCGGCACATCGTTCTCGGATTTTCAACAAGGAGATAGACTTACCGAAACATGGTAAACAGGGTGCAGAGGCACTGACATGAAGTCTCCATCAGTTTCGCACAGACCATGTAGATGTAAAATACGTGAGCAGTTGAAAAGAGCATTAAATCGGCGGcagtggcgaagaagaacgcgcctCCCCACGCCCAGCCCCGGGTAGGTCCTCGCCAGCTCAAAACGGCGCCGAAGGCTAACGTGACAAATTCAACGCCAATGTGAAAGGTGGAACAGGAGACCAAGTTTATGAGAGGCCGGAAGAGCGAGCCGGGGCacccgtcctcgtcgccgacGTCGAGATTTGCGGGCCTGCGACggccgttctctttctgaagaagggcgagggagCGGGAGTTGTCGGGTAGGAGCCagccggagagaaacgaaaagagggagagcagCAGGGCCAGAGGCAAAGCAAGCGTTCCACTGTTGGATCCCCAGAGATCTGCAAAGAAGTCGTAGAGGACGGAAGCAGCCTCGTTCCAGTAATGCAGCGTGGTCAGAATGAGGGACCCGAGAATACTGCCTAGATTCGGGTTGAGCTTGAATCCCGCCGGGTTATCCATCAGCCACCGCACGTGATCTGCGAGGAGTCGCAGGTGGAGGAAGCAGtaggcgcgcgagaagagcgcaaacagagaaggaggaggacCATACAAGAGGCAACTGGCTGCCGACGAAAAGCAGAGGGGGATCGAGGAGAGATCGGCCCTGAGTGCATCGCTGGCGACCTCTGTGCCGCCGCCGTCAGTTAGCATGGTGGCCGTCGGCCCGAGAGGCCGCAGAAAAGAATAGGTACAGGAAGATTGCCACGCCGGCTGAAGACACGATTCCCAAGGGTCCAGCTGCGGGCAGTAAAGATCGGCCTTCCCACGGTCAAATTCGAGCAGGAGAGCAGAGCTGTCGACTGCGGAGCAgatctctctcccgctctcgggaggcgactgcgccagaggggagaaggctGAGAACGGCAAACaggagcgacaggaagagggGAGCACCAGACCCGTGACCAGGATGGCTAGCAAGTGGGGGATGAACAGGCCAATCAACAAATCCAGACCGATCGCCGTCACGACGCCCAGAATCCGCAAAGGCGCCACTGACAAGTACCACGGCAGGCGCTTCGGGATAGGGCAAGCGAGTGAAGGCGCGGCAAGCAGCCTGTCGGCTTCGGAGGCCGACACCAACGAGAAAAACTCACATCGGGGGCAGACTGACGGCCGTTCCCTTCCCCTTGACTGGTCAAGCGTGTCGGACTCGTTGGCGGAAACATCGCGCCTCTTATCCTTTGCCCTCGATCGTTTTCTCCCATGCAGGGAACCCTGCGGTCCTTCCGCTCCACCGgctcctttctcgtccacTCCACTGCAAATCTCTTCCCCACAGGAACAGCGCGACGGCTCCGGTGACACAGGAAGGCTGGCCGCGTCCCAGTGCTCTCTCCCTGACGCCCTGGGCGACAGTTCAACCCCAGTTTTCGGCTTTTTCCAGTGGTCGACGACACCGCCGCTTCGCTTGGCCCCTGGGTCCATCCGTTGTTCTCGCGAGTGCGAGGAAACGGcgtgcatgtctctctctcgggagTGCATGTAGCGCCGCAACAAAGGCGCAcacgccgcgagagaagacagagaagacagcaggtGATCCGCAGTGCCCCAGAAGAAGGGCTGCGGctcgtttctcttgttcGGCGTGCTACCGGACCCACTCCCATTCAGCTTTTCAAGGTCGCAAGGACTCTgggagcgcgcgcgcgccagACGGCGGTCTGCTCCTGGGTACACGACGAGGACGCCGTGGTACCAGAGGAGCTCGAAAAAGCGGAATAAAAAGTAGACAAGGAACAACGCGAGACTAGAGAACCTCTTCTGGAGTGCGCGAAGACCGCGGGTGGGGCACCCCGGCGTCAAGTTCTgtgggaagaaagaagacgcaagagagaagagatagGCAGAAGGACTGCCTTCGTCGGCCGCCTCACTCTTTGTGTCCTCGGGGTCCTCGCCGTTCTGCCCTTTTGACCGCTGTTGCCGCTCGAATCGGGACCGACGTGAGCGCTCCGCGTGTTGCCACGACGTCAACGTCTTCGACACGCTCGCAACCACTTTGGCAGTGCCTTGCAGGTGAAGCCACACCACTTCGAGGGTCTCCTCTGTCCGTTGCTGCGCGTCATCACCGTTTCCTTTCTgagccgtcgcctctgccttctcttctttcaccGGGCCGTTGTGTGGGGCGTGGCtgcgcgctctctgtctcctgcgctgcGCGTCGGCTTTGTGGCCGTTGCGAAGGGGACGAGACAGCTCGGCGCCCTTCGCCCCTTTGTCAGTTTCCCGGCCTTTGGCCTGCCTCAAACCGTCGCCGCCGGCCCGTCCATTTCGCCGCAGCGAGCCGGTTGCcccgtcccctgtctccgttgcccCTGCGGAGAGCCCGCGTGCCTCCGGGGAGTCTGCGCGCTgggcctctcccttctccctcggaAAGTCTgcagtttctctccacagcaGCGGGCGCTGGAGCGCCTCTATCAACTCCTGAGTCTTCACAAAACAGCCCGACGCCGAGTCGGCGGACGCCAAGTTCATCCGTTCCTCCGCTGAGACGCCTTCTCCAGTGAAGCCGTGGTGCGTAGGCAGGCGGAGCAGAAAAATCTGGACGGGCTTCAGAGCCCAGTCTCCCTGCCGGTCGAGAGGACACATTCCGTACGGCACCTCGccccgagagaaaggcgggtCAGCTGGAAGCTTTTCCGGCCCAGCGGGAGACGCCttggcggcgcgagagaagccacggaggcgacgcagaccGGTTGAAGGCCTGGGGGCCTgcgcgggcgcggcggcagccaCCGGGTCGGACTCGGtcggaagaggagcgagcaGGCCGCAGGCAGAACCGGAGACCGCCTCTGGGAGAGCATCCTgacgagcgaagaaagggacaggaaGCCCCGTTTGGGAATGAATCGAGACTTCAATCc
Encoded proteins:
- a CDS encoding N-acetylglucosaminyl transferase component domain containing protein, translating into MNVSSYPFRLFVPVEFLSSSPGWITGWVLGESTAIVAALLPPLPFHIAARLFADAQKRISSAPSLARREVVDAREADNAESEARDEAGDERGDTDAAGSEDQDGRGERPVKSERPCGPAGAPQRAKFSNSWIHRNWRDGQERPDSKGVRVSPPLRILGWWRGRDDAAVPGGAGPPGRPVSLDSFSPAGPSCRLLGRSSLSEKHRDLSTDAFLQDVSQPSPSGAPSEASPRAVGFAGEKNAFWIEVSIHSQTGLPVPFFARQDALPEAVSGSACGLLAPLPTESDPVAAAAPAQAPRPSTGLRRLRGFSRAAKASPAGPEKLPADPPFSRGEVPYGMCPLDRQGDWALKPVQIFLLRLPTHHGFTGEGVSAEERMNLASADSASGCFVKTQELIEALQRPLLWRETADFPREKGEAQRADSPEARGLSAGATETGDGATGSLRRNGRAGGDGLRQAKGRETDKGAKGAELSRPLRNGHKADAQRRRQRARSHAPHNGPVKEEKAEATAQKGNGDDAQQRTEETLEVVWLHLQGTAKVVASVSKTLTSWQHAERSRRSRFERQQRSKGQNGEDPEDTKSEAADEGSPSAYLFSLASSFFPQNLTPGCPTRGLRALQKRFSSLALFLVYFLFRFFELLWYHGVLVVYPGADRRLARARSQSPCDLEKLNGSGSGSTPNKRNEPQPFFWGTADHLLSSLSSLAACAPLLRRYMHSRERDMHAVSSHSREQRMDPGAKRSGGVVDHWKKPKTGVELSPRASGREHWDAASLPVSPEPSRCSCGEEICSGVDEKGAGGAEGPQGSLHGRKRSRAKDKRRDVSANESDTLDQSRGRERPSVCPRCEFFSLVSASEADRLLAAPSLACPIPKRLPWYLSVAPLRILGVVTAIGLDLLIGLFIPHLLAILVTGLVLPSSCRSCLPFSAFSPLAQSPPESGREICSAVDSSALLLEFDRGKADLYCPQLDPWESCLQPAWQSSCTYSFLRPLGPTATMLTDGGGTEVASDALRADLSSIPLCFSSAASCLLYGPPPSLFALFSRAYCFLHLRLLADHVRWLMDNPAGFKLNPNLGSILGSLILTTLHYWNEAASVLYDFFADLWGSNSGTLALPLALLLSLFSFLSGWLLPDNSRSLALLQKENGRRRPANLDVGDEDGCPGSLFRPLINLVSCSTFHIGVEFVTLAFGAVLSWRGPTRGWAWGGAFFFATAADLMLFSTAHVFYIYMVCAKLMETSCQCLCTLFTMFRGKKRNILRHRVDTLEFELDQLLMGCILFTIMSCLFPTVFVFYFSFAIIWLSILFVHSMLRLVALLVRRLPLSLLLLRLIYPGLFPGSISVRVLEDGCCTQAPRKQVADDETMGTRKSRNAKGGSSERSSTQVQNGQEGSSGKAATLAVDCSVELSQPHLEDSSGSELVPSVELPRHSVGSLQGKLNHSTDSHTPNGNLPCWSRPGPAPRCACQNRITYIELQTHPVSWGEILLPTFKEALTFVVLSAPSRCIRLKRVTARSANSFFVGMPGDPFAT